The sequence below is a genomic window from Lolium perenne isolate Kyuss_39 chromosome 4, Kyuss_2.0, whole genome shotgun sequence.
TGGGAACGGTGTGTACGCCGATCTGCGTGCCGCGTCGGTTCTTGCGCCGCGATTCCCGCTCGTACGTAGATCCTTCCAAGTTTCACGCGGTTTCCTCTATcaattttcttcttcttcttctctctctccacTTCTTTATTCTTCGTCCCCCCTTTCCCCCGGTATTCATACACCATTTCATATTGTACGCGCGTACGCGTGCATGTATTATACAAAATCGGTCCAAAATCCAGTGCTAAAAATATCTCAAATTTTGTGCAAAATCCAGTGAACCAGCATCTCTGCGAGGTGAAGTAGCTCGTGGGGTGGTCACGTACGTACGGCCCTGCCCTGCTGTGCACTGACGATGCCACCGGCCAATTTCTTTTGTCTTGCCTATCCAAGTTCATTGCACATTAAAATCACTCACTGATCTCCAGCCCTACAAACACGTATCTAGCTACCTTAGCATTAACTTCATGCCCCGGGCCCCGGCGATCAAGCGATGGCGTGCTTCACACTTTGAATTGTTAAGCTTGAATATGATAAGTTTAGCTAGTACTCCGTACTAGTTCTTGCTGTTTGGGAGCTTAATTAGTTGGGTTTACTTGCGTATGTACAGGAGCATGAAGCCAACGGCGACGGCGGTGAAGAAGGGGCAGAAGCGGGCGCGGCAGCAGCGGTTCGCTTTCATGACCAAGAGCGAGATAGATCATCTCGAGGATGGGTACAGATGGAGAAAGTATGGGCAGAAAGCCGTCAAGAACAGCCCTTACCCAAGGTGATCCATCCTCTATAGTTCGATCGATCAATCGTCTTGTCTAATTTAGTCATTATCTGCACACTTTTTTGCGGGGTCGTTATTATCTGCACACATTGGCCAGAGCAAGATTTAAAATTTCCACTGCTTATTGTCTCGCTAAAATTTGAAAATATGCATAATTAATCTCACCGATGGCTTTTCTATCCTGCGCGCAGGAGCTACTACAGATGCACCAATAGCAAATGCACCGTGAAGAAGCGCGTCGAGAGGTCGTCCGACGACCCCTCCGTGGTGATCACCACCTACGAGGGCCAGCACTGCCACCACACCACCTCCTTCCAGCGCGGCGCCGGGGCTACGGCTATGCACTTCCATAGCGGCGCCACCATTGCACTCGCTGAGCAGATGTCGTTCGCCTCGGCGCAACACTTGTACAACTTGCCGCCGTTGCGCAGACAGATGAACTCTACATCGCCGGAGTCCGTCGTCAGCTCGACGCAAGCTTCTTTCGGCCAGCAGCTCAATGGAACCAATGGTGAGCTTCCGCGGTCGACTAATTACAGTCCGACGGTGTCCATGGTGCAGTCACCCTCGTCGTCGTTGGTGTCTCCGGCTGTTTCATTTGACATGGGACTGCTAGGCGACATCGTGCCTCCTGGAGTAAGAAATGGATGACGGTCTATAAATGGTAAGCATATGTTGTGCTTTATTACATGTCTAGTTGTCAACACATATGTGTACTCCTAAGGTTTTCTTAATATCTGAACCAATATCGAACCCCACCTCCCAGACTAAAATTAGAGTAACTTCACATATTGGGTAAAACTGTGGACTTTCAGCAATGCAATTTCATGCTAGAAAATATTTAATTATAGGAGACAGAGACTTGAGACAACTTTATATGTTAATGCATTTGCCAAACTTTGGCTAGTCACTCACTGCATCTCTTTTATTGAAATATTTTACAATTATTTCCAAACTTAAAACTATTTTCCATAAAATAATTGATTTTTTCAAGAATATGTTGCTATAT
It includes:
- the LOC127292768 gene encoding probable WRKY transcription factor 57; protein product: MAGAAGDRPEGVGGGGGGEWPFAGDAFAEYPSALLFAELGGWPGRLGAGAGDLTPLDLSVTSASGVLAATVAPTSGGTPSRSRSVDAGGASSSSSGDGAGADTGKLAAADDAAASMKPTATAVKKGQKRARQQRFAFMTKSEIDHLEDGYRWRKYGQKAVKNSPYPRSYYRCTNSKCTVKKRVERSSDDPSVVITTYEGQHCHHTTSFQRGAGATAMHFHSGATIALAEQMSFASAQHLYNLPPLRRQMNSTSPESVVSSTQASFGQQLNGTNGELPRSTNYSPTVSMVQSPSSSLVSPAVSFDMGLLGDIVPPGVRNG